ACGAGGCAGTAAAAGTGGTGATATTTTCCCGATTGAAAAGCTTACCAAATTAATTACAAATAAAAAAGGGGTCACTGCTGCATCAAAAACCTATATTGTTATCGAAGTTGACACCGGTATCGATCAATTTAAGGAACAATTGATTACAAAAAACGACCTCGGCAAGGAAGTATACCTAGCTTGGAATAATAAGAATTATGCAGTTAGAATCCCTAATTTCAGAAAACGCGAGTTTACTATGCGTCTGGCTGGATTAGGCACTGTTAAATACAAGAGAAGAGGTGATTTACTAGTAAAATTTGAAGTTGACTATGGGAAAGATCTACATAAAGAAATATGGATATCGGAACGCGAAGCAATCTTTGGAATAGAAAAGAAGATTACCATCGAGAACACAACCCATAATTTCATTGTTCCAGCTAGGACACGACATAGAGACATTATAAGAATTCCAGATGCTGGGACAAAGGTAAGATCAGTACGGGGGGATTTAGTTATCACTATAAACGTCTATCCAGACGATATAGTGCCACCTACAATACATAGAGATATTAATGTGGATCATTTCGTCAGGGAGCAGATAGCATTTCTCCAGACTATTTTTGATTTTGAGCTCCCACCTCCACCTTTAGCACAGGTAATTGAAAATTTTGAGAGACGCGGAGTCGAAGGAGTGTCCCAGCTCTTTATAAAATATCTGAATCTCAACAGTAAAAATATACAAATAGTGACAAAGGATAACCTAGGGGCTCCTGGAAATTGCAGGTCTACATGTTACTATAAAAAAGATTCTTTTGGAAATACGTCAGAGATTCATTATCAACACGTTATCACTATAGACAGAAAATTTGTATCGAAGCCGTTTCCATTAGCTTATATCATAGGTCACGAACTATCTCATGTATACTTAGGTGAGAAATTAGAATACCTTAGCCCGCTAGGCTCAAATTGGTCTACCAGAAAATTCCTTCCAGATAAAGACAAGGAGAAACAAGCCGACATATTTACAATAATGATGGGCATAGGTCTTTATTGGGAACTCGCTAGGAGGGAAGGAATATTGCTAGGGTATTTTAGTAGCTTTGCTTTTGAAAATATATGGGCAATGATTTGCCTTGTTTTTGGTACTTGGAAATCAACGAGGTCTGGCATGGTATTCTGGCGGTCACCGTATACTCAATAATCTTGAACACTAATTTACCCTTACTACCCACTACCCGCTACTCGCTTTGTTAACCAACCCCTCCAAAATAACCACCGCCGCCCTCTTATCCAGCGGCTCGTTGTAGTTGCCGCACTTGGGCGACTGCACGCACGCCGGGCAGCCGGACTCGCAGGGACAGTCTTTCAATAACGTAAGCGTTGCCTTCCATAGCTCCTCGATAAACTCATAGCCGCGCTCGGCTATGCCCACGCCGCCGGGATAGGCATCATAGATGAATATCTGCGGCTTGCCCGTATCGGCATGGAGCGGAGTGGAGACGCCGCCGATATCGTTGCGGTCGCACAGGGCGAAGAGGGGCAGTAAAGCAATCGCCGCGTGCTCGGTGGCGTGGATGCCGCCGGCGAAATCGAGGCCCAGCTCGGCAAGCTGGTGGACGATCTTGCGCGGGATATCGAACCAGAAGGCCACAGAGGAGAAGACCGTCGGCGGCAGATCGAGGGGCTCCTCGCCAATGACCTCATCGCTGAACTGGCGCTTCTTGCGATAGGAGATGACCTGGTTGGTCACGGTGACGCCGCCCAGGCAAACCTTGACCTCGCCGACGTCCTTATTCTTGACGACGCTCTTGACCGACAGGTCCTCGACCTCGCGCACCTGTGTGTAGTATTCGATATCTACAGGCTTTACATAAGCAGTGCGCGACGGTATGTCCAGCTCGGTGACATGATAGGTCTCGCCCTGGTGCAGGTAAATCGCGCCGGGGTGCAGCTGCCAGAAGGCCACCGACGCGTCCACGGTCTCGATCTCGCGGTTGCCGTCCGCGACATCGATAACACTATAGCGGTCGGATGAGGCCGAGCGGATGTTGACCCCCTCCGCCGGATACGATATCTGCGGCGAGAGGAACCACTTGCCGCCGCGCTGGCGCAGCAATCCTTCAGCCTCAAGCTCGTTGCGGGCGTCGACATACTTCGTGCCGAAGATATCGGCGTCGAGGTTATCCAGCGGGCGCTCCCATGCCGCGCACAGCAGGTGCTGCCTGAAGATATAAGGATTCGACTGGTTGATGATAGCGCTCTCATATATTCTACCGAAGAAGGCCTCCGGGTGGCGCATGAAATACTGGTCCAGCGGGTCGTCCATGGCGATGAGGAAGCTCAGCGAGCGCTCCCCCCGTCGGCCGCTGCGCCCCGCCTGCTGCCAGGTGCTGGACACGCTGCCGGGATAGCCGGTGAGCACGGTGGCATCTAAATCACCAATATCGACTCCGAGCTCCATCGCATTCGTCGACACGATGCCCGTGATGCCGCCGTCGAAGAGCCGGCGCTCGATGAAGCGGCGCTCCTCCGCGATGTAGCCGGCGCGGTAGGGCATTATCTTCTCCGCCAGCCGCGGCGCCTCCTTGCGCAAGCGGTCGCGCGTGTACATGTAGATGAGCTCGGTCAGCTTGCGCGATTTGGCGAAATCGATGGTGCGCATGTCGGACTTGACCAGCTCGGTGAAGAGCAGGCTGGACTCCGAGTTGGCGCTGCGCCGCGCCTCGCCGCCCTTCTTATCTGCGATGAGCGGAGGGTTCCAGAAGACGAAATCCTTGCCGCCGTAGGGGGAGCCGTCAACGTCGATGACATCGAACGGCAGGCCGACGAGATTTTCGATATGCTCTTTGGGGTTGGCGATGGTAGCCGAGCAGCAGATAAATTGCGGCGATGAGCCGTACTGCTGGCATAAGCGACGTAAGCGACGGAGGACGTTGGCGACGTTGGAACCGAAGACGCCGCGGTACACGTGCGCTTCGTCGACGACAACATAGGAAAGATTGCGCAGGAAAGACGACCACGACTCGTGGTTGGGCAGTATGCCGACGTGCAGCATATCCGGGTTGCTGAGCACGATGCGCGCCGATTTTTTTACTTCACGCCGATCCTCTCTGGCTGTGTCGCCATCGAACGTGGTGCAGTCCGCGTCTTTGACCGCCGACGGCTGAAGCGCATCGATCAGCTCCTTCAGGCCGCGCAGCTGGTCCTGCGCCAGCGCCTTGGTCGGGAAAAGGTACAGCGCGCGGCTGCGGCTGTGCGACAGCAATCGATCGAGGACGGGCACGTTATAGCCCAGCGTCTTGCCGCTGGCGGAGGGCGTCACAAGAAACACATTGGAGCCGGAGCGGGCGGCGTTAACCGCCTGCGCCTGGTGACTGTAGAAGGGGAACAGCCCGGCGTTCTCCAGCGCCTGCTGCAGTTCCGCGTTCAGGGGGCGGGACAGCTCGCCGCGGCGGGCGGCGCGGGGGTGGATGCGCTCGATATGTGCGATACGGGCGGCATATTCGGATGATTCCTTGAGACGCGACAGAAATGCAGAGGATTCGATTTCAGAGGGCATTGATGATCTCTATCTCGTAGTCGACCAGTTCCGCATCGAACCTGTTGTTCTCGATGAAATTGACCACTTTTGAGAGGATTTCGTTGGCGTGCGGGCCGCTGTTGGAGACGCAGGACACCCCCAGCGTTAATGTCTGCCAGCGGTCCTGGTCCTCGACCTCGGCTATGGCGACATTGAACCTGTGCTTCGTTCTCTCGATTATCGACTTTGAGACCTGCCTCTTGCCCTTAAGAGAGCCGTTCTCAGGCAGGCGCAGCTTCACTATGCAGGTACCGACATGCACAGGTCCCTCCAAAAACAAAACCGAGAACGGCGCTTTTGTATCTCGGCTTATCGATTAGTATTATTTTCTGTTACCGCGTGCTTCTGACTTTCTGGAAGCAGTCGTTGCAGTAAACCGGGCGGTCTCCCTTGGGCTCAAAGGGAACCTCTGTCTCCTTGCCGCACGACGCGCAGATCACCGTGAACATCTGACGGGTCTCGCCGGTGCGGTTGCGCCTCCTCACGGTACGGCATTCCTTGCAGCGCGCAGGCTCCCGCTCCAGGCCCCGCGACTGATAGAACTCCTGCTCGCCCGCGCTGAACACAAATTCCTTCCCGCAATCCCGACACGTCAGTGTCTTGTCTTGAAATGACATACGTGACCTCCTTTGATCCTCTGAGTGGTTCCCTTTAAGATGCAGCTTCGAGCCCACGTATGCCGGACTTCCATGACTGGACCACTGGTAGAACAGGTGCCGCGCCTCCATGGGTTTGTAATACCGAAACCTTTATCCAGGCCCACCGTGTATCACAGTATACACAAACGCAAAAACCTGTCAACTGGGTAGCGCCCTAATCTACAGAACTGTATGCCCCTATTCGAATCATTCCCCTCGTGCTACAATTAAAGGTTGCAAATCAAATCGTCATTGTAGGGGCGAGGTCGTCTCGCCCTCTATGGATTCCGGCCTCCGCCGGAATGACGGATAAAGAGGTACAGGAGACAGGGTCTCCTGACGGGGTCTTAGGGGTGTCCCCTATCCTTTTTAAGAATCCCCCAAGACTGGGGGATAGCAGGGGGTTGATTAACCAAATATGCCGCTGGACGCAATAGTAGTAAAAGGTGCCCGAGAGCACAACCTGAAAAATATCGACGTCACCATCCCCAGGGACAAGCTGGTGGTGATTACCGGCGTCTCCGGCTCGGGTAAAAGCTCGCTGGCCTTCGACACGATATATGCCGAGGGCCAGCGCCGCTACGTGGAATCGCTCTCGGCCTACGCGCGCCAGTTCCTCGGCCGCATGGAAAAGCCCGACGTCGATTATATCGAGGGGCTGAGCCCGGCCATCTCCATCGACCAGAAGGGCCCGGCAAGGAATCCGCGCTCCACCGTGGGCACCGTCACCGAGGTCTACGATTATCTGCGACTTCTCTTTGCGCGCATCGGACACCCCCACTGCCCCAACTGCGGGCAGGAGATTGCGCAGCAGACCGTGCAACAGATCGTCGACTCGCTCGCGGCCCTGCCACAGGGCACAAAGGTCATTATCATGTCGCCCATCATCAAGGATAGAAAGGGCGAGCACCTCAACGTATTCGACGACCTGCGGAAGGCAGGCTACGTGCGCGTCCGGGTCGACGGCAAGACACGCGACCTCTCCGAGGACTTCGCCCTCGACAGATACAAGAACCACACAATAGAAGCAGTGATCGACCGCCTCGTCATAGAAGGCGAAGAGCAGAAGGGGCGGCTGTCCGGATCCGTGGAGACCGCGCTCAAGCTGGGGAAGGGCGTAGTGCTGGTTCAGGTCGTCGACGGCGAGGAGATTTTATTCTCGGAGCACTTCGCCTGCGCGCGCTGCGGCATCAGCATCGGCGAGATAGAGCCGCGCAGTTTCAGCTTCAACAGCCCGCACGGCGCCTGCCCGGATTGCACCGGCCTCGGCATCAAGCTGGAGATAGACCCTGAGCTGGTCGTGCCGAACAAGAACCTGTCCATCGCCGAGGGCGGCGTAATGCCCTGGACCAGGTCCGGCTCGCTGAGCCCGTGGTACATGAGTATGCTGGAATCGGTGGCACGTAAGTTCGGGTTCTCGACTAATACGCCGCTAAAGGACCTGAGCCCTGAGCAGTTCGATATTGTGCTATACGGCAGCGGCGGGCAGCAACTCACTATGAAACACGAGACCCAGCTCGGTAAAACGTACGAGTACGAGACGCAGTTCGAGGGCGTCATACGCAACCTGGAGCGGCGCTTCAAGGACACCGAGTCCGACTATGTGCGCTCCGAGATAGAGCGCTACATGATGAGCCGCCCCTGCCCGGCATGCAGCGGCCTGCGGCTCAAGCCCGAGGCGCTGGCCGTGACAATCGTCGGAAAGAACATCGCCGAGGTCAGCGCCATGTCCGTGGACCAGGCCATAGCATGGGTCGACTCACTGACTGGCGGCAACAATTCGAAACCGATCGTCAGCGAGCGCGAGATGCACATCGGCCGCCAGATATTCAAGGAGATAAGCGGACGCCTCGGTTTCCTGCGCGACGTAGGCCTCGATTATCTAAGTGTCAATCGAGCTTCGAGCACGCTGTCCGGCGGGGAGGCGCAGCGCATCAGGCTAGCCACCCAGATAGGCAGCGGCCTCATGGGCGTGCTCTACATCTGCGACGAGCCCACAGTCGGCCTGCACCCCGCCGACGACTACCGCCTCATCGAGACGCTGAAGAAACTGCGCGACCTGGGCAACACTATTATCGTAGTAGAGCATGACGAGGCTATGATGCGCGCCGCGGACCACATCATAGACATGGGGCCCGGCGCGGGAGAGCACGGAGGGGAGATCGTGGTTGCGGGGACGCTCGACGATATCTTGAAGTGCAAAGCGTCAAGCACGGGCAACTACCTCAGCGGGCGCAGGACGATTCCACTGGATAAAGAACACCGGACGGGGTCGGGCAAAGAGATAGTAATTCGCGGGGCGCGCCAGAACAACCTCAAGAATATAGACGTGCGCATACCGCTGGGGAAGCTGGTCTGCATCACCGGCGTATCGGGCTCGGGCAAGAGCACGCTCATCGGCGACATATTGCACAAGAAGATCGCGCAGGTATTCTACCGCGCCAAGGACCGGCCGGGGGATTGCGACGGCATCGACGGTCTGGAACATATCGACAAGGTGGTGAGCATAGACCAGTCGCCCATCGGGCGCACGCCGCGCTCCAATCCGGCCACCTACACCGGGGTTTTCACCCCCATCCGCGAGCTCTTCGCCACCGTCCCCGAGGCGCGGGCGCGCGGCTACAGGGCCGGCCGCTTCTCGTTCAACGTCAAGGGCGGGCGCTGCGAGGCCTGCCAGGGCGACGGCTACATCCACATCGAGATGCAGTTTCTGCCCGACGTCACCGTGCCCTGCGAGGTCTGCCGCGGCAAGCGCTACAACCGCGAGGCGCTGGAGATATATTTCAAGGGAAAGAACATCGCCGAGGTGCTGAACATGACCGTGGCCGAGGCGCTGCCGCTGTTCGAGAACATCCCCAGGCTGAAGAACAAGCTGGAGACGCTCAGCGACGTGGGGCTGGGCTACATCAGGCTGGGCCAGCC
This sequence is a window from Dehalococcoidia bacterium. Protein-coding genes within it:
- a CDS encoding DnaJ C-terminal domain-containing protein → MPGLILIILAIVILVCIPSSFTLTSRKSKHVKLAITPAEIAEGGSKKVVIKHWGIPQKKYLPIPEEISELEDMLYQKRGFKSGLICGDLLVRWKVQDGTSRYRRVIIDKALVEKQYILKIAVADKENEVIIPRGSKSGDIFPIEKLTKLITNKKGVTAASKTYIVIEVDTGIDQFKEQLITKNDLGKEVYLAWNNKNYAVRIPNFRKREFTMRLAGLGTVKYKRRGDLLVKFEVDYGKDLHKEIWISEREAIFGIEKKITIENTTHNFIVPARTRHRDIIRIPDAGTKVRSVRGDLVITINVYPDDIVPPTIHRDINVDHFVREQIAFLQTIFDFELPPPPLAQVIENFERRGVEGVSQLFIKYLNLNSKNIQIVTKDNLGAPGNCRSTCYYKKDSFGNTSEIHYQHVITIDRKFVSKPFPLAYIIGHELSHVYLGEKLEYLSPLGSNWSTRKFLPDKDKEKQADIFTIMMGIGLYWELARREGILLGYFSSFAFENIWAMICLVFGTWKSTRSGMVFWRSPYTQ
- a CDS encoding DEAD/DEAH box helicase; the encoded protein is MPSEIESSAFLSRLKESSEYAARIAHIERIHPRAARRGELSRPLNAELQQALENAGLFPFYSHQAQAVNAARSGSNVFLVTPSASGKTLGYNVPVLDRLLSHSRSRALYLFPTKALAQDQLRGLKELIDALQPSAVKDADCTTFDGDTAREDRREVKKSARIVLSNPDMLHVGILPNHESWSSFLRNLSYVVVDEAHVYRGVFGSNVANVLRRLRRLCQQYGSSPQFICCSATIANPKEHIENLVGLPFDVIDVDGSPYGGKDFVFWNPPLIADKKGGEARRSANSESSLLFTELVKSDMRTIDFAKSRKLTELIYMYTRDRLRKEAPRLAEKIMPYRAGYIAEERRFIERRLFDGGITGIVSTNAMELGVDIGDLDATVLTGYPGSVSSTWQQAGRSGRRGERSLSFLIAMDDPLDQYFMRHPEAFFGRIYESAIINQSNPYIFRQHLLCAAWERPLDNLDADIFGTKYVDARNELEAEGLLRQRGGKWFLSPQISYPAEGVNIRSASSDRYSVIDVADGNREIETVDASVAFWQLHPGAIYLHQGETYHVTELDIPSRTAYVKPVDIEYYTQVREVEDLSVKSVVKNKDVGEVKVCLGGVTVTNQVISYRKKRQFSDEVIGEEPLDLPPTVFSSVAFWFDIPRKIVHQLAELGLDFAGGIHATEHAAIALLPLFALCDRNDIGGVSTPLHADTGKPQIFIYDAYPGGVGIAERGYEFIEELWKATLTLLKDCPCESGCPACVQSPKCGNYNEPLDKRAAVVILEGLVNKASSG
- a CDS encoding DUF503 domain-containing protein; its protein translation is MHVGTCIVKLRLPENGSLKGKRQVSKSIIERTKHRFNVAIAEVEDQDRWQTLTLGVSCVSNSGPHANEILSKVVNFIENNRFDAELVDYEIEIINAL
- a CDS encoding zinc-ribbon domain containing protein; the protein is MSFQDKTLTCRDCGKEFVFSAGEQEFYQSRGLEREPARCKECRTVRRRNRTGETRQMFTVICASCGKETEVPFEPKGDRPVYCNDCFQKVRSTR
- the uvrA gene encoding excinuclease ABC subunit UvrA yields the protein MPLDAIVVKGAREHNLKNIDVTIPRDKLVVITGVSGSGKSSLAFDTIYAEGQRRYVESLSAYARQFLGRMEKPDVDYIEGLSPAISIDQKGPARNPRSTVGTVTEVYDYLRLLFARIGHPHCPNCGQEIAQQTVQQIVDSLAALPQGTKVIIMSPIIKDRKGEHLNVFDDLRKAGYVRVRVDGKTRDLSEDFALDRYKNHTIEAVIDRLVIEGEEQKGRLSGSVETALKLGKGVVLVQVVDGEEILFSEHFACARCGISIGEIEPRSFSFNSPHGACPDCTGLGIKLEIDPELVVPNKNLSIAEGGVMPWTRSGSLSPWYMSMLESVARKFGFSTNTPLKDLSPEQFDIVLYGSGGQQLTMKHETQLGKTYEYETQFEGVIRNLERRFKDTESDYVRSEIERYMMSRPCPACSGLRLKPEALAVTIVGKNIAEVSAMSVDQAIAWVDSLTGGNNSKPIVSEREMHIGRQIFKEISGRLGFLRDVGLDYLSVNRASSTLSGGEAQRIRLATQIGSGLMGVLYICDEPTVGLHPADDYRLIETLKKLRDLGNTIIVVEHDEAMMRAADHIIDMGPGAGEHGGEIVVAGTLDDILKCKASSTGNYLSGRRTIPLDKEHRTGSGKEIVIRGARQNNLKNIDVRIPLGKLVCITGVSGSGKSTLIGDILHKKIAQVFYRAKDRPGDCDGIDGLEHIDKVVSIDQSPIGRTPRSNPATYTGVFTPIRELFATVPEARARGYRAGRFSFNVKGGRCEACQGDGYIHIEMQFLPDVTVPCEVCRGKRYNREALEIYFKGKNIAEVLNMTVAEALPLFENIPRLKNKLETLSDVGLGYIRLGQPATTLSGGEAQRVKLAAELSKRSTGRTLYILDEPTTGLSFEDAAALLQVLQRLADSGNTVVLIEHHLDMIKNADHIIDLGPGAGDKGGYVIAVGTPEEIVKVKKSFTGQYLKKLLETQPADARQNPVRKR